In Siniperca chuatsi isolate FFG_IHB_CAS linkage group LG16, ASM2008510v1, whole genome shotgun sequence, the following proteins share a genomic window:
- the fam110c gene encoding protein FAM110C — protein sequence MVIKTTMEATSDTTKILEKGPEYFRKQMELESETKGRMSAVERLAASKLKYVKSQQVVNSTQEPVISFGSASVSSTGSSNRSSNCGGNLVIGGNSTEATCGAQICSPGQVRRSSSKKRPDSLLLHRQKCELLRGSANDRKHYITRKLLHRNVPLPEAAEKECEAEGNKKKITTLEGTAKECSSLEVISQSERRRNGVAEQHNTEDSDSGTKVKAGVVNKSSGLLTVPEFERRSGKGVSRSHSDISSRYSKNFADFDAFFKYCGLDSEVIESLGKENFSACSDDLAINTRSVSVSTSDDGFSRNSGDSDGLLEDELHEKIRQGTSVIERNARIIKWLYSCKNASETGKKLRDLD from the coding sequence ATGGTCATTAAAACTACAATGGAGGCAACCAGTGATACCACTAAAATCCTGGAGAAGGGTCCTGAATACTTTCGAAAGCAAATGGAACTGGAGAGTGAGACAAAAGGACGCATGAGTGCTGTGGAGAGGCTCGCCGCAAGcaaactgaaatatgtcaaaAGCCAACAGGTGGTCAACTCAACTCAGGAGCCTGTGATCAGTTTTGGATCAGCCTCTGTGAGTAGCACTGGGTCTTCTAACCGGAGCTCGAACTGTGGTGGGAATCTTGTCATAGGGGGTAACTCAACAGAGGCTACATGTGGTGCACAAATCTGCTCACCAGGGCAGGTACGTCGGTCCAGCTCCAAAAAACGGCCAGACTCTCTTCTGCttcacagacagaaatgtgaaTTACTCAGGGGATCGGCAAATGACCGGAAACACTATATAACACGCAAGTTGCTGCACAGAAATGTTCCGTTACCTGAGGCAGCAGAAAAGGAGTGTGAAGCTGAGggcaacaagaaaaaaatcaccaCACTTGAGGGAACAGCAAAGGAATGTAGCTCACTTGAAGTTATCTCTcaatcagagaggaggaggaatggagTAGcagaacaacacaacacagaagaCAGTGATTCTGGGACAAAGGTGAAAGCTGGTGTTGTGAACAAATCTTCTGGTCTCCTGACGGTTCCTGAGTTTGAAAGGAGGTCTGGCAAAGGGGTCAGTCGTTCTCACTCTGACATCAGTTCCAGGTACTCCAAAAACTTTGCAGACTTTGATGCTTTCTTCAAGTACTGTGGGCTGGACAGTGAGGTTATTGAGTCTTTGGGGAAGGAGAACTTCTCGGCGTGCTCGGATGACCTTGCAATAAACACCCGGAGTGTCAGCGTCTCTACATCAGACGATGGCTTTTCCAGGAACAGTGGTGACAGCGACGGGCTACTGGAAGATGAGTTACATGAAAAGATACGTCAAGGGACATCTGTTATTGAGCGCAATGCAAGGATTATCAAATGGCTGTACAGCTGCAAAAATGCTTCAGAGACTGGAAAAAAGTTAAGAGACCTTGATTGA
- the acp1 gene encoding low molecular weight phosphotyrosine protein phosphatase isoform X2: protein MAATSTKSVLFVCLGNICRSPIAEAVFRKMATDAGVVDKWVIDSGATSDWNIGSSPDARGLACLRKHGIETSHRARQVTKDDFMSFEYILCMDESNLSELNRKANLVKNSQAKIELLGSFDPQKQRIIKDPYYGSDEDFEKVYEQCVRCCKAFLEMNS from the exons ATGGCGGCCACTAGTACGAAGTCGGTTTTGTTCGTTTGCTTGG GGAATATTTGCAGATCCCCCATCGCTGAAGCAGTCTTCAGGAAGATGGCAACAGATGCTGGCGTAGTTGATAAG TGGGTCATAGACAGTGGTGCCACATCCGACTGGAATATAGGCAGCTCACCGGACGCCCGCGGTCTGGCCTGCCTAAGGAAGCATGGCATTGAGACGAGCCACAGGGCCCGACAG GTGACCAAGGATGATTTCATGAGTTTTGAGTACATTCTCTGCATGGATGAGAGCAATTTGAG TGAGTTGAACAGAAAAGCAAACTTGGTGAAAAACTCCCAGGCAAAGATTGAGCTTCTTGGTTCGTTTGACCCTCAGAAGCAGCGGATCATCAAAGACCCGTATTAC GGGAGTGACGAGGACTTTGAGAAGGTGTATGAACAGTGTGTACGTTGCTGCAAAGCCTTTCTGGAGATGAACTCCTAA
- the acp1 gene encoding low molecular weight phosphotyrosine protein phosphatase isoform X1, translating into MAATSTKSVLFVCLGNICRSPIAEAVFRKMATDAGVVDKWRIDSAATSTYEIGNPPDHRGQACMKKHDVPMRHVARQVTKDDFMSFEYILCMDESNLSELNRKANLVKNSQAKIELLGSFDPQKQRIIKDPYYGSDEDFEKVYEQCVRCCKAFLEMNS; encoded by the exons ATGGCGGCCACTAGTACGAAGTCGGTTTTGTTCGTTTGCTTGG GGAATATTTGCAGATCCCCCATCGCTGAAGCAGTCTTCAGGAAGATGGCAACAGATGCTGGCGTAGTTGATAAG TGGAGGATAGACAGTGCTGCCACCTCCACCTATGAGATAGGAAACCCTCCAGACCACCGCGGTCAAGCCTGCATGAAGAAGCATGACGTGCCCATGAGGCATGTGGCCAGGCAG GTGACCAAGGATGATTTCATGAGTTTTGAGTACATTCTCTGCATGGATGAGAGCAATTTGAG TGAGTTGAACAGAAAAGCAAACTTGGTGAAAAACTCCCAGGCAAAGATTGAGCTTCTTGGTTCGTTTGACCCTCAGAAGCAGCGGATCATCAAAGACCCGTATTAC GGGAGTGACGAGGACTTTGAGAAGGTGTATGAACAGTGTGTACGTTGCTGCAAAGCCTTTCTGGAGATGAACTCCTAA
- the LOC122863651 gene encoding ALK and LTK ligand 2-like, producing MSGLRKHFSMGLVLLMCTLTGHCSESAPSAAPAAAAAAGSDAQQDLRRMVEIVKHVEESRGRHGAKTERERSSPVEPRDLRNVKTDRGEQVVVVFPRDLRNKQKFLKHITGPLYFSPKCRKHVYKLYHHTRDCTIPAYFKRCARLLTRLAGSPQCTEG from the exons ATGAGCGGACTGCGCAAGCACTTCAGTATGGGACTGGTGCTACTGATGTGCACGCTGACGGGCCACTGCAGCGAGAGCGCGCCCTCGGCGGCcccggcggcggcggctgcggCCGGCAGCGACGCGCAGCAGGACTTGAGGCGGATGGTAGAGATCGTGAAGCACGTGGAGGAGAGCCGGGGTCGCCACGGCGCGAAAACAGAACGGGAGAGGAGCTCTCCGGTGGAACCACGGGATTTACGCAACGTGAAAACAGACAGAGGGGAGCAGGTCGTCG TCGTATTCCCCAGAGATCTCAGAAATAAGCAGAAATTCCTAAAACATATAACAG GTCCACTCTACTTCAGTCCCAAGTGCAGGAAGCATGTGTACAAACTCTACCACCACACCAGAGACTGCACAATACCTGCAT acTTCAAAAGATGTGCGCGGCTTCTCACGCGACTAGCTGGCAGCCCGCAGTGCACGGAGGGGTAG